CCTCCAAAAGGTTGTCTTGTGTCGGATCCGATACAAGAAAGAGGCGAACGTCAACGAGTTTGGACTCGTTAACCATCAGGCTCATCAGACTCAGGTGGCGGAGAACACCAACAACATCTTACGGAACCAAGTAGTGTAAGAAGAGGATGCTTTAACCGGTTTTGCTGATCAGCTTGAGATGATGCTAGAGGGACAAGAAGACCGTGAGCAGAAAGAAGAGGCTGATTTAACCGGTTTTGCTGATAGCCTTGAGACGATGCTAGAGGGACAAGAAGATCATGAGCAGCCAGAAGATGCTGATTTAACCGGTTTTGCTGATAGCCTTGAGACGATGCTAGAGGGACATGAAGATCGTGAGCAGCCAGAAGAGGCTGAATTAACCGGTTTTGCTAATGATGACCTTGAGACGATGATGCTAGATGGAGAATAATCTCGCGAAGTtactcaacaacaacaacaacaacaacaacaacaacaacgtcAAGAAGATTGTGACGTTACTCAAGAGcaagaaaaagatgatgtGATGGTACTGATAAACAATCCTAATGATGCCCTCGCATTGGGGAATTATGAGATTATTGATCTAACTAGGGTTGATAAATGATACGACACAAACCAGAGAGGAtagaattatattttagtGGGTTGAGTTGATATGTGACAAAGATTACTATAGACATATGGTTAGTGT
This sequence is a window from Arabidopsis thaliana chromosome 1 sequence. Protein-coding genes within it:
- the NAC006 gene encoding NAC domain containing protein 6 (NAC domain containing protein 6 (NAC006); FUNCTIONS IN: sequence-specific DNA binding transcription factor activity; INVOLVED IN: multicellular organismal development, regulation of transcription; EXPRESSED IN: cultured cell; CONTAINS InterPro DOMAIN/s: No apical meristem (NAM) protein (InterPro:IPR003441); BEST Arabidopsis thaliana protein match is: TCV-interacting protein (TAIR:AT5G24590.2); Has 1772 Blast hits to 1529 proteins in 129 species: Archae - 0; Bacteria - 33; Metazoa - 146; Fungi - 22; Plants - 1047; Viruses - 89; Other Eukaryotes - 435 (source: NCBI BLink).) gives rise to the protein MKILPVGSRFCPTDLGLVRLYLRNKVERNQSSFITTMDIHQDYPWLLPHVNNPLFNNNEWYYFVPLTERGGKILSVHRKVAARGGSEGGTWRSNDGKKEIKDGHMQKGDGLRASDDLQKVVLCRIRYKKEANVNEFGLVNHQAHQTQDALTGFADQLEMMLEGQEDREQKEEADLTGFADSLETMLEGQEDHEQPEDADLTGFADSLETMLEGHEDREQPEEAELTVTQQQQQQQQQQQRQEDCDVTQEQEKDDVMVLINNPNDALALGNYEIIDLTRVDK